The following proteins come from a genomic window of Tepidiforma thermophila:
- the jag gene encoding RNA-binding cell elongation regulator Jag/EloR has product MDQAEASGKTVEDALKNALAILGATRDEVEVTIIDEGKKGGLFSRGRDAVVRVTRIARPAAPPASDPAPPAAEPRNGGSRPRQPRRGPQPAEGGQRAAGPAARSAEPPPLRLTQADFLRPGETAPAAPARAERPRQPARPRQERPAAPARPARPSRPSRPKEEQPHVEPDINAEEVDFAAQTIDDILRILGIDAEISIREPITPGDGRGSVLAVIDIRGDNLGVLIGRRGETLLALQFLVNLALARKYPGRGGVTVDIEHYRHRNEERIVEMARRMGDRVRQTGTPITLEPMSAAERRIVHLQFVDDPELETHSIGEGENRKVVISRRGEGG; this is encoded by the coding sequence ATGGACCAGGCCGAAGCAAGCGGCAAAACCGTCGAAGACGCTCTTAAGAACGCCCTCGCCATCCTCGGCGCAACCCGCGACGAAGTCGAAGTCACCATCATCGACGAAGGCAAGAAAGGCGGCCTCTTCAGCCGCGGCCGCGATGCCGTCGTCCGCGTTACCCGCATCGCCCGACCGGCCGCTCCACCGGCCTCCGACCCGGCCCCGCCGGCCGCAGAACCCCGCAACGGGGGGAGCCGCCCCCGCCAGCCGCGCCGCGGCCCCCAGCCGGCCGAGGGCGGCCAGCGTGCCGCAGGCCCGGCCGCCCGGTCCGCCGAGCCGCCGCCCCTCCGCCTCACCCAGGCTGACTTCCTCCGCCCCGGCGAGACCGCCCCCGCTGCGCCGGCCCGGGCCGAGCGGCCCCGCCAGCCGGCCCGCCCCCGGCAGGAGCGCCCCGCGGCCCCTGCCCGCCCGGCGCGGCCATCCCGCCCGTCCCGGCCGAAGGAGGAGCAGCCCCACGTGGAACCCGACATCAACGCCGAGGAGGTCGATTTCGCCGCCCAGACGATCGACGACATCCTCCGCATCCTCGGCATCGACGCCGAAATCTCCATCCGCGAGCCGATCACCCCGGGCGACGGCCGCGGTTCCGTCCTCGCCGTCATCGACATCCGCGGCGACAACCTCGGCGTGCTCATCGGCCGCCGCGGCGAAACCCTCCTCGCCCTCCAGTTCCTCGTGAACCTTGCCCTCGCCCGGAAGTACCCCGGCCGCGGCGGCGTGACCGTTGATATCGAGCACTACCGCCACCGGAACGAAGAGCGGATCGTGGAGATGGCCCGCCGCATGGGCGACCGCGTCCGCCAGACCGGCACCCCGATCACGCTCGAACCGATGTCGGCCGCCGAACGCCGCATCGTCCACCTCCAGTTCGTCGATGACCCCGAGCTCGAAACCCACAGCATCGGCGAGGGGGAGAACCGCAAAGTCGTCATCAGCCGGAGAGGCGAAGGAGGCTAG
- a CDS encoding carbohydrate kinase family protein, with protein sequence MARSLGCEVTLVTALEPDFPLGILDGIDLRAAPGLVARYENRYDARGNRTQRLLAPGSDLQLVPHLSPGETFDLVFYAPAYHEFRKAPLRFKGAVVGVSLQGALRACEPDGRVVPNPRPLEAARALVRPGWCAFLSEEDTAAPEALAAALAAEKTLVVLTRGYNGATLFELDGSTQSYPALPARATEPTGAGDCFAMAFMVRLAETDSVDEAMRFALAAGALAVEAPGLAGIATRAAIEERMTREAA encoded by the coding sequence ATGGCCCGCTCCCTCGGCTGCGAGGTTACCCTGGTCACCGCCCTCGAACCCGACTTCCCCCTCGGCATCCTCGACGGCATCGACCTCCGCGCCGCGCCGGGGCTCGTCGCCCGCTACGAAAACCGGTACGACGCCCGCGGCAACCGCACCCAGCGCCTGCTCGCCCCCGGGAGCGACCTCCAGCTTGTGCCGCACCTCTCCCCCGGCGAAACGTTCGACCTCGTCTTCTACGCCCCGGCCTACCACGAGTTCCGGAAGGCGCCGCTCCGCTTCAAGGGGGCCGTCGTCGGCGTCTCGCTCCAGGGGGCCCTCCGCGCGTGCGAACCCGACGGCCGCGTCGTGCCGAACCCCCGGCCGCTCGAGGCGGCCCGCGCCCTCGTCCGCCCCGGCTGGTGCGCCTTCCTGAGCGAGGAGGACACGGCCGCCCCCGAGGCCCTCGCCGCCGCCCTCGCCGCCGAAAAGACGCTTGTCGTCCTGACGCGTGGCTACAACGGCGCTACACTGTTCGAACTGGATGGCAGCACGCAGAGCTACCCCGCCCTGCCTGCCCGGGCGACCGAGCCGACCGGCGCCGGCGACTGCTTCGCCATGGCGTTCATGGTCCGCCTCGCCGAGACCGATTCCGTCGACGAGGCGATGCGGTTCGCCCTGGCGGCAGGCGCCCTCGCTGTCGAAGCGCCCGGGCTCGCCGGTATCGCGACCCGCGCCGCCATCGAAGAACGCATGACCCGGGAGGCCGCCTGA
- a CDS encoding ParA family protein, with protein MGARIVSLVNQKGGVGKTTTAVSLAVALARRGQRVLLVDLDPQANATSALGVLCSDRPGVYDAILDETPIAECIARVEEEGVDLVPSSAELSGAEVELVPVLARERRLANALQPVREQYDWVLIDCPPSLGLLTINALTASDSVIIPVQCEYMALEGLSRLMETLELVRRNLNPGLSILGVILTMFDPRTRLAQQVVDEVRGHFPQTFATIIPRSVRLSEAPSHGQSIFRYDPGGRSAAAYEAVASELLERVGVAV; from the coding sequence ATGGGAGCTCGCATCGTCTCGCTCGTCAACCAGAAAGGCGGCGTCGGCAAAACCACCACCGCCGTCTCCCTCGCCGTGGCCCTCGCCCGCCGCGGCCAGCGCGTCCTCCTCGTCGACCTCGACCCGCAGGCGAACGCGACCAGCGCCCTCGGTGTCCTCTGCAGCGACCGCCCCGGCGTCTACGACGCGATTCTCGACGAGACGCCGATCGCCGAGTGCATCGCCCGCGTCGAAGAGGAGGGCGTCGACCTCGTCCCCTCGAGCGCGGAGCTCTCCGGCGCGGAAGTTGAGCTTGTCCCCGTCCTCGCCCGGGAGCGGCGGCTCGCCAACGCCCTCCAGCCCGTGCGCGAACAGTACGACTGGGTGCTGATCGACTGTCCGCCGTCGCTCGGGCTGCTGACAATCAACGCGCTGACCGCGAGCGACAGCGTCATCATCCCCGTCCAGTGTGAGTACATGGCGCTCGAAGGGCTGAGCCGGCTGATGGAGACGCTCGAACTGGTCCGCCGGAACCTGAACCCCGGCCTCTCCATCCTCGGCGTCATCCTTACGATGTTCGACCCGCGCACCCGGCTCGCCCAGCAGGTGGTCGATGAGGTGCGCGGCCACTTCCCGCAGACGTTCGCGACCATCATCCCGCGGTCGGTCCGCCTGAGCGAGGCGCCGAGCCACGGCCAGTCGATCTTCCGCTACGACCCGGGCGGCCGCTCGGCCGCCGCCTACGAGGCCGTCGCCTCCGAACTCTTGGAACGCGTGGGAGTCGCCGTATGA
- a CDS encoding ParB/RepB/Spo0J family partition protein: MTQPKRGLGRGLDALFGSSSAAPPVQEPPAPAPQPPASEAPTIPEREPAHEVPPEAAASPAPEPRPAAPARRGGPELLDIDLIAPNPEQPRTHFEPEQLRELAESIREHGIIQPLIVTRDEEGGYRLIAGERRLQAARLAGLETVPVVVREAADSELLELALIENIQRADLNPVEEAMAYRRLIEEYGLTQEEVARRVGKSRATIANALRLLNLEAEIRRSLVSGEITEGHARALLGLPEGRSRVNAWREVVRRQMSVRDTESYVRRQLAASPATAAKPAAQTARRDAALSDIEARLRRALSTRVRVEPQKKGAKIIIECYSAEEFENVVATLLGEYQ, translated from the coding sequence ATGACACAGCCGAAGCGTGGACTGGGCCGGGGCCTCGATGCCCTTTTCGGGAGCTCCTCGGCCGCGCCCCCGGTGCAGGAGCCGCCGGCCCCCGCACCTCAGCCCCCCGCCAGCGAGGCGCCGACCATCCCCGAGCGCGAGCCGGCGCACGAGGTCCCGCCGGAGGCGGCCGCCAGCCCCGCGCCGGAACCGCGGCCCGCAGCGCCCGCCCGCCGCGGCGGCCCCGAGCTGCTCGATATCGACCTCATCGCCCCCAACCCGGAGCAGCCGCGCACCCACTTCGAACCGGAGCAGCTCCGCGAACTGGCCGAATCGATCCGCGAGCACGGCATCATCCAGCCGCTCATCGTCACCCGCGACGAGGAGGGCGGCTACCGGCTGATCGCCGGCGAACGGCGCCTGCAGGCGGCCCGCCTCGCCGGGCTCGAGACGGTGCCCGTCGTCGTCCGCGAGGCCGCCGATTCGGAGCTGCTCGAACTCGCCCTCATCGAAAACATCCAGCGCGCCGACCTCAACCCGGTCGAAGAGGCGATGGCCTACCGCCGCCTGATCGAGGAGTACGGCCTGACGCAGGAGGAGGTGGCCCGCAGGGTCGGCAAGAGCCGCGCCACGATTGCGAACGCGCTCCGGCTGCTCAACCTCGAGGCGGAGATCCGGCGCAGCCTCGTCAGCGGCGAGATCACCGAGGGGCACGCCCGCGCCCTCCTCGGCCTGCCCGAGGGCCGCAGCCGGGTGAACGCCTGGCGCGAAGTCGTCCGCCGCCAGATGTCGGTGCGCGATACCGAAAGCTACGTCCGGCGCCAGCTCGCGGCCTCCCCCGCGACCGCCGCGAAGCCGGCCGCCCAGACGGCCCGCCGCGACGCCGCTCTCAGCGATATCGAAGCCCGCCTCCGTCGCGCCCTGAGCACCCGCGTCCGCGTCGAACCGCAGAAGAAGGGCGCGAAAATCATCATCGAGTGCTACTCCGCAGAGGAGTTCGAGAACGTCGTCGCCACCCTGCTCGGGGAGTACCAGTAG
- a CDS encoding RidA family protein: protein MAHEETPEHRLADLGIELPAVPPPAGLYAPAVRSGNQLYVSGQVPRAGDGSGVAAVGKLGHAITVEEGAALARTCALQALAVVRAELGSLDRVRRVVRVAGYVASAPGFTQHPAVINGASQLLLDVFGEAGRHARVAIGVAELPAGVPVEVEFLFEVE from the coding sequence ATGGCCCACGAAGAGACGCCCGAGCACCGCCTCGCCGACCTGGGCATCGAGCTGCCGGCCGTGCCGCCGCCGGCGGGCCTCTACGCGCCGGCCGTGCGTTCCGGCAATCAGCTCTACGTCTCCGGCCAGGTGCCGCGCGCCGGCGACGGCTCCGGCGTGGCCGCCGTCGGCAAGCTCGGCCACGCCATCACCGTCGAAGAGGGCGCGGCGCTGGCGCGGACCTGCGCCCTGCAGGCGCTCGCCGTGGTCCGCGCCGAGCTTGGCAGCCTCGACCGGGTGCGGCGCGTGGTGCGGGTCGCCGGGTACGTCGCGAGCGCGCCCGGGTTCACGCAGCACCCGGCGGTCATCAACGGCGCCTCGCAGCTGCTGCTCGACGTCTTCGGCGAGGCCGGCCGCCACGCGCGGGTCGCCATCGGCGTCGCCGAACTCCCCGCCGGCGTCCCCGTCGAAGTCGAGTTCCTGTTCGAAGTCGAGTAG
- a CDS encoding NYN domain-containing protein — MSGDRSMRAAAYIDGFNLYYGLRALRDRAPQFGENRWLDLRRLVQELAPRAQLDRVRYFTARVEARAGDPGLPQRQDAYLRALQTLPGLTIHFGTFLTHEVTLPLAEPAGSQRWAKVLRTEEKGSDVNLATFLLLDAFFDRYDLAIVVSNDSDLAEPVRAVRDELKRRVLVVSPQERVTARLQRAASDSRVLRPKVVARCQLPIPVIDAQGRHIRPPATWGPFGSTT, encoded by the coding sequence GTGAGCGGCGACCGGTCCATGCGGGCAGCAGCGTACATCGACGGGTTCAATCTCTACTACGGCCTCCGCGCCCTGCGGGACCGCGCGCCGCAGTTCGGCGAGAACCGCTGGCTCGACCTCCGGCGCCTGGTGCAGGAGCTCGCACCACGTGCACAACTTGACCGGGTGCGCTACTTCACCGCCCGCGTCGAAGCGCGGGCGGGGGACCCGGGCCTGCCGCAGCGCCAGGATGCCTACCTTCGCGCCCTGCAGACGCTTCCCGGCCTGACCATCCATTTCGGGACCTTTCTCACGCACGAGGTGACATTGCCTCTTGCAGAGCCCGCCGGGAGTCAGCGCTGGGCGAAAGTGCTGCGCACCGAGGAGAAGGGTTCCGACGTCAACCTCGCCACGTTTCTGCTGCTCGACGCATTCTTCGACCGGTACGACCTCGCCATCGTCGTCTCCAACGACTCCGACCTCGCCGAGCCGGTCCGCGCGGTCCGCGACGAGCTGAAGCGGCGCGTCCTCGTGGTCTCCCCGCAGGAGCGCGTAACGGCACGCCTCCAGCGGGCCGCCTCGGACTCGCGTGTGCTTCGTCCAAAGGTGGTCGCTCGCTGCCAGCTGCCCATCCCGGTCATCGACGCGCAGGGGCGCCATATCCGGCCGCCGGCAACGTGGGGTCCCTTCGGGAGCACCACCTGA
- a CDS encoding ribose-phosphate diphosphokinase yields the protein MYNDLAIFSGRAHPALAEAIAARLGRTLGRVDVFEFSNENIFVQFQENIRQRDVFLVQPFVSPVNTSIMELLIMIDAARRASAGRITAVIPYYAYGRSDKKDQPRVPITARLIANMLETAGADRVLTLNLHAGQIQGFFNIPVDELNALYPVSAYFRTKNLENYTVVATDVGGEKRARDLAVRLDLPLAIIDKRRIGNAEVAEAMHVIGEVDGRNCLILDDEISTAGTIVSAVHALRQHGAREIIVSCYHPVFAGPAVERLRALEVKEIVVTDSVPLGPEKILPNMTIIPVAPQFGDAIGRIHSGQSVGALFQ from the coding sequence GTGTACAACGACCTCGCCATCTTCTCCGGCCGCGCCCACCCGGCGCTTGCCGAAGCGATCGCTGCCCGCCTCGGCCGCACCCTCGGCAGGGTCGACGTCTTCGAGTTCTCCAACGAAAACATCTTCGTCCAGTTCCAGGAGAACATCCGCCAGCGCGACGTCTTCCTCGTCCAGCCGTTCGTCAGCCCGGTGAATACGTCGATCATGGAGCTGCTCATCATGATCGATGCCGCCCGGCGCGCCTCCGCCGGCCGGATCACCGCGGTCATCCCCTACTACGCCTACGGCCGCAGCGATAAGAAGGACCAGCCGCGCGTCCCCATCACGGCCCGGCTCATCGCGAACATGCTTGAAACCGCCGGCGCCGACCGTGTCCTCACCCTCAACCTCCACGCCGGCCAGATCCAGGGCTTCTTCAACATCCCCGTCGATGAGCTGAACGCGCTCTACCCCGTCTCGGCCTACTTCCGCACCAAGAACCTCGAGAACTACACCGTCGTCGCCACCGATGTCGGCGGCGAAAAGCGCGCCCGCGACCTCGCCGTCCGGCTCGACCTGCCCCTCGCCATCATCGATAAGCGCCGCATCGGCAACGCCGAGGTGGCCGAGGCGATGCACGTCATCGGCGAAGTCGACGGCCGCAACTGCCTCATCCTCGACGACGAAATCAGCACCGCGGGGACGATCGTCTCGGCCGTGCACGCCCTGCGCCAGCACGGCGCGCGGGAGATCATCGTCAGCTGCTACCACCCCGTCTTCGCCGGCCCCGCCGTCGAACGGCTCCGCGCGCTCGAGGTGAAGGAGATTGTCGTCACCGATTCCGTGCCGCTCGGCCCGGAGAAAATCCTCCCGAACATGACGATCATTCCCGTGGCGCCGCAGTTCGGCGACGCCATCGGGCGCATCCACAGCGGACAGTCGGTCGGCGCGCTCTTCCAGTAG
- a CDS encoding DsbA family protein, producing MTTPEPGQPGPSDLSGPPPPLAVEDGTGRPVYLRRQPAWSYFLTPGAILLGALVIAAAIWWQPGSDDPAPTAATPGAAAASTAPAGSPTARAQAATLLDTFLGYARSLELDEQKLLQCLNDSANVQLINSHLQRGSQLGVSGTPTFFINNKKLVGAQPTALLLEIVEKERSPNPPTSLADYSQQLQQLAAQNPPSFEILPQRPDLTGAAFEGNPNARVVVAEFSDFQCPFCQRWTQTSLPELRKLVGDDVAIAFLHFPIAQIHPNAGNASLLAICAGAQGKFWEMHDLLFARQAEWSNLR from the coding sequence GTGACAACTCCCGAGCCCGGGCAGCCGGGCCCCAGCGACCTTTCCGGGCCCCCGCCGCCCCTCGCGGTCGAGGACGGCACCGGCCGGCCGGTCTACCTCCGCCGCCAGCCTGCCTGGAGCTACTTCCTCACCCCCGGCGCCATCCTGCTCGGCGCGCTCGTCATCGCCGCCGCCATCTGGTGGCAGCCCGGCAGCGACGACCCGGCTCCGACCGCGGCCACGCCCGGGGCTGCCGCGGCCAGCACCGCGCCGGCCGGCTCGCCCACGGCCCGCGCCCAGGCGGCCACCCTCCTCGACACCTTCCTCGGCTACGCCCGCTCGCTCGAACTCGATGAGCAGAAGCTGCTCCAGTGCCTGAACGACAGCGCCAACGTCCAGCTCATCAACAGCCACCTCCAGCGCGGCAGCCAGCTCGGCGTCTCGGGAACGCCCACCTTCTTCATCAACAACAAGAAGCTCGTCGGCGCCCAGCCGACGGCCCTCCTCCTCGAAATCGTCGAAAAGGAGCGCTCGCCGAACCCGCCGACCTCCCTCGCCGACTACTCGCAGCAGCTCCAGCAGCTCGCGGCCCAGAACCCGCCCTCGTTCGAAATCCTGCCGCAGCGCCCCGACCTGACCGGCGCCGCCTTCGAGGGCAACCCGAACGCGCGCGTCGTCGTCGCCGAGTTCAGCGACTTCCAGTGCCCCTTCTGCCAGCGCTGGACGCAGACCTCCCTCCCCGAACTGCGCAAGCTGGTCGGCGACGATGTCGCGATCGCCTTCCTCCACTTCCCCATCGCGCAGATTCACCCGAACGCCGGCAACGCCAGCCTGCTCGCCATCTGCGCCGGCGCCCAGGGCAAGTTCTGGGAGATGCACGACCTCCTCTTCGCCCGCCAGGCGGAGTGGTCGAACCTGCGCTGA
- a CDS encoding alpha/beta fold hydrolase: MAETRRSGLRIHYRVEGRGDPVVLVHGYTASGWSNWVASGWVERLADRHTLVIPDLRGHGRSEKPREVSVYSTAAFAADVLAVMDEEGIAAAPVVGYSMGGMVALELLGRHGDRFPRGVVGGMGSYFPPGRARFALGRSHPRSLAPRRRPLDALAYFARYWSEMDLVALNRVFRGVFADGVPVEAELLPAIRQPVLVAAGTRDIFFEPAVALARSLPNARFLPVPHDAHTNAVRNPRFIDAAAAFLRGEVAAR; encoded by the coding sequence ATGGCCGAAACCCGCCGCTCCGGCCTCCGCATCCACTACCGCGTCGAAGGGCGCGGCGACCCGGTCGTCCTCGTCCACGGCTACACCGCGAGCGGCTGGTCGAACTGGGTCGCCAGCGGCTGGGTCGAGCGGCTCGCCGACCGTCACACCCTGGTCATCCCCGACCTCCGCGGCCACGGCCGCAGCGAGAAGCCGCGCGAGGTCAGCGTCTACAGCACGGCGGCTTTCGCCGCCGATGTCCTCGCCGTGATGGACGAAGAGGGCATCGCTGCGGCGCCGGTGGTCGGCTATTCGATGGGCGGGATGGTCGCGCTCGAACTGCTCGGGCGGCACGGCGACCGGTTCCCCCGCGGCGTTGTCGGCGGCATGGGCAGCTACTTCCCGCCGGGGCGGGCCCGTTTCGCCCTCGGACGGTCGCACCCGCGCAGCCTCGCGCCGCGGCGTCGCCCGCTCGATGCCCTCGCCTACTTCGCCCGCTACTGGAGCGAGATGGACCTCGTGGCGCTCAACCGGGTGTTCCGCGGCGTCTTCGCCGACGGCGTCCCCGTCGAGGCCGAGCTGCTCCCGGCGATCCGCCAGCCCGTGCTCGTTGCCGCGGGGACGCGCGACATCTTCTTCGAGCCGGCGGTCGCTCTCGCCCGGTCGCTCCCGAACGCCCGGTTCCTGCCGGTCCCGCACGATGCGCACACGAATGCAGTGCGCAATCCGCGGTTCATCGACGCGGCGGCCGCCTTCCTGCGCGGCGAGGTGGCCGCGCGGTAG
- a CDS encoding DUF2231 domain-containing protein, whose amino-acid sequence MVLTLGAIAGLPAHPLVVHAAVVLVPLAAIAHLVTGWRPAWRRSFAIPVALIGFAGAVFAWAARASGEALEDRVKDAARAVGQRARFGDHPEQGDAAFFWAMLLGLALIGFAVLAWLERKRELPRWAPLAAWGAVVVIAAVATATMTVAGHSGAQLVWKDVGNFVRGG is encoded by the coding sequence ATGGTGCTCACCTTGGGTGCGATTGCCGGGCTGCCGGCGCATCCGCTGGTTGTCCACGCAGCGGTGGTCCTGGTGCCGCTTGCGGCCATTGCCCACCTGGTCACGGGCTGGCGGCCAGCCTGGCGGCGCTCCTTCGCCATCCCGGTGGCGCTCATCGGCTTCGCCGGGGCCGTGTTCGCCTGGGCGGCGCGGGCGAGCGGCGAGGCGCTCGAAGACCGGGTGAAGGACGCGGCAAGGGCGGTCGGCCAGCGCGCCCGCTTCGGCGACCACCCGGAGCAGGGCGATGCGGCGTTCTTCTGGGCCATGCTCCTCGGGCTGGCGCTCATCGGCTTCGCCGTGCTCGCCTGGCTGGAGCGCAAGCGGGAGCTGCCGCGCTGGGCGCCGCTGGCGGCCTGGGGCGCGGTGGTGGTCATCGCCGCGGTTGCCACGGCCACCATGACGGTTGCCGGCCACTCGGGCGCTCAGCTCGTCTGGAAGGACGTCGGCAACTTTGTGCGCGGCGGGTAG
- a CDS encoding acyl-CoA dehydrogenase family protein — translation MEFRDSPAEAAFRQEVRAFLDAEFPPEFAERPVEWGLFNGAGRAAPGFADFMREWTKKLNARGWGAPAWPKEHGGGGLSVKEQFILSEEFAWRRAPRPGGIGHGWAGPTIMVYGTEEQKREYLPKIISGEHIWCQLFSEPGAGSDLASLQTRAVRDGDDYVINGQKIWTSGAQYAHMGILLARTNPDAPKHRGISYFLVDMKTPGITVRPLVNMLNSHEFNEVFFEDVRVPAKNLLGEENRGWYLATTTLDFERSGIATSVSHQLIVRDLVRFAKESAIGGRNVATRPSLRTELADRAIEAQVESLISYRIISMQERGQIPNKESSIAKLYSSELDVRLAVTAMHLAGLYGQITDREDARVLGGRIARFYMHSTTSPIGGGTSEIQRNIIATRGLGLPRG, via the coding sequence ATGGAGTTCCGCGATTCGCCCGCCGAAGCCGCCTTCCGCCAGGAGGTCCGCGCCTTCCTCGATGCCGAATTCCCGCCCGAGTTCGCCGAGCGGCCGGTCGAATGGGGGCTCTTCAACGGCGCCGGGCGCGCCGCGCCCGGGTTCGCCGACTTCATGCGCGAGTGGACGAAGAAGCTGAACGCCCGCGGCTGGGGCGCTCCCGCCTGGCCGAAGGAGCACGGCGGCGGCGGGCTCTCCGTCAAGGAGCAGTTCATCCTCAGCGAGGAGTTCGCTTGGCGGCGCGCCCCGCGGCCCGGCGGCATCGGCCACGGCTGGGCCGGGCCCACCATCATGGTCTACGGCACCGAGGAGCAGAAACGGGAGTACCTCCCGAAGATCATCTCGGGCGAGCATATCTGGTGCCAGCTCTTCTCCGAACCCGGCGCCGGCTCCGACCTCGCCTCGCTCCAGACCCGCGCCGTCCGCGACGGCGACGACTACGTCATCAACGGCCAGAAGATCTGGACCTCCGGCGCCCAGTACGCCCACATGGGCATCCTCCTCGCCCGCACCAACCCCGACGCCCCCAAGCACCGCGGCATCAGCTACTTCCTCGTCGATATGAAGACGCCCGGCATCACCGTCCGGCCGCTCGTCAACATGCTGAACAGCCACGAGTTCAACGAGGTCTTCTTCGAGGATGTCCGCGTGCCCGCCAAGAACCTCCTCGGCGAGGAGAACCGCGGCTGGTACCTGGCCACCACCACGCTCGATTTCGAACGGAGCGGCATCGCCACCAGCGTCTCCCACCAGCTCATCGTGCGCGACCTCGTCCGGTTCGCGAAGGAGTCCGCCATCGGTGGCCGCAATGTAGCCACACGGCCCTCGCTCCGCACCGAGCTGGCCGACCGCGCCATCGAGGCGCAGGTCGAATCCCTCATCTCCTACCGGATCATCTCCATGCAGGAGCGCGGCCAGATCCCGAACAAGGAATCGTCGATCGCGAAGCTGTACTCGAGCGAACTCGATGTCCGCCTGGCCGTGACAGCGATGCACCTCGCCGGCCTGTACGGCCAGATCACCGACCGCGAGGATGCGCGCGTGCTCGGCGGGCGGATCGCCCGCTTCTACATGCACAGCACCACGAGCCCGATCGGCGGCGGGACGAGCGAAATCCAGCGGAACATCATCGCCACCCGCGGGCTCGGGCTGCCGCGCGGCTGA
- a CDS encoding PadR family transcriptional regulator: MDASFAVLAALALSPAHPYALLDHLSALGLPVSRSALYRAVDALERDGLVTVQVETGETGHRRKRLELTDAGRERLAAAALGALRREPVDGPAFALALAAGDAIDAPGRGEVLRQRMAAAARRLTALERGLRGGAAGPRAALEEREAAHLRADLAWLQGQLRRAG; this comes from the coding sequence ATGGATGCCAGCTTCGCCGTACTCGCCGCCCTTGCTCTTTCGCCCGCCCACCCGTACGCCCTGCTCGACCACCTCTCTGCGCTCGGCCTCCCGGTCAGCCGGAGCGCGCTCTACCGCGCCGTCGATGCGCTCGAACGGGATGGGCTCGTGACCGTGCAGGTCGAGACCGGAGAGACCGGCCACCGCCGGAAGCGGCTCGAGCTGACCGACGCCGGGCGGGAGCGGCTCGCCGCGGCCGCGCTCGGCGCCCTGCGGCGCGAGCCGGTCGATGGGCCGGCCTTCGCCCTGGCCCTGGCCGCGGGCGACGCGATTGATGCGCCCGGGCGCGGCGAGGTGCTCCGCCAGCGGATGGCGGCCGCCGCGCGCCGGCTGACGGCCCTCGAGCGGGGGCTGCGCGGGGGCGCTGCGGGGCCGCGCGCCGCGCTCGAGGAGCGGGAGGCGGCCCACCTCCGCGCCGATCTCGCCTGGCTGCAGGGCCAGCTCCGCCGGGCCGGGTAG
- a CDS encoding thioredoxin family protein, protein MAAKMPGRRQWWNPGWSWKAWAIILAMVFPTVGLTAWVGLAARGESPVDPELANLARANAGSEIVIVRGPEHTAYHSLAPLPAASAQRADGRPTLVFFSAPACAACERMQFVHRVMAEERDRVVFVEKSVDRDPVSAAYGIRETPTFVLIDAAGRELARFGALPDAESFRAKVDELLAGR, encoded by the coding sequence ATGGCAGCGAAGATGCCGGGCCGGCGGCAGTGGTGGAATCCCGGCTGGAGCTGGAAGGCCTGGGCGATCATCCTCGCGATGGTTTTCCCGACGGTCGGCCTCACCGCGTGGGTCGGGCTGGCCGCCCGCGGCGAATCGCCGGTTGACCCCGAGCTGGCCAACCTTGCCCGCGCCAATGCGGGCAGCGAAATCGTCATCGTCCGCGGACCGGAGCACACGGCCTACCACAGCCTCGCCCCGCTCCCGGCGGCATCCGCGCAGCGCGCCGACGGCCGGCCCACGCTCGTCTTCTTCAGCGCGCCGGCCTGCGCCGCCTGCGAACGGATGCAGTTCGTGCACCGGGTGATGGCCGAGGAGCGTGACCGCGTCGTGTTCGTCGAAAAGTCCGTCGACCGCGACCCCGTCTCGGCGGCGTACGGCATCCGGGAGACGCCGACGTTTGTGCTCATCGATGCGGCGGGGCGGGAGCTGGCACGGTTCGGCGCGCTGCCCGACGCGGAGTCGTTCCGGGCGAAGGTGGACGAGCTGCTCGCGGGGCGCTGA
- a CDS encoding ubiquitin-like small modifier protein 1 codes for MHVNFYATLRPLAGGKTVEFDLPPGATARDLLEAVGARFPAIGELLWTAPGELGDYIKVFVNGREIRHLQLLETPVPPGAEVDIFPPAAGG; via the coding sequence ATGCACGTGAACTTCTACGCCACCCTGAGACCCCTTGCGGGCGGCAAGACCGTGGAGTTCGACCTCCCGCCGGGGGCGACCGCGCGCGACCTCCTCGAGGCGGTCGGGGCGCGGTTCCCGGCCATCGGCGAGCTGCTCTGGACCGCCCCGGGCGAACTCGGCGACTACATCAAGGTGTTCGTCAACGGGCGCGAAATCCGGCACCTGCAGCTGCTGGAGACACCGGTGCCGCCGGGCGCGGAGGTCGACATCTTCCCGCCCGCGGCCGGGGGCTGA